In Candidatus Contubernalis alkalaceticus, the genomic window TCTGCCCAGCAATATATGCTCAATGCTTCTGGAACGCAGCGATTCCGGAGATATGTATAAAATTGAAGCTGAGCCGTCCTCCAATCTTTCAAAGGACTTCGCTCGTTCAATGGGATCTAATAAATCGTTAATTGTCACCGCATCCATTATCCCTACTTTTTCCAGGTTGTCCACCTGATCTTTCATCAAAGACTGTAATGGGGAGATAACAACCGTAAGGCCTTTAACGTTTTCTCCACTCATTAAAGCAGGCACCTGGAAAGTGATGGACTTCCCGCCTCCCGTAGGAAAGATAGCCAAAAGTGACTTATTATCAATGGCTGCTTTCACTGCATTTTCCTGCAGCGGTTCTCCACTAAAGGTTCTATAGGCGTCAAATCCAAAATACCGTTTCAACCCCTGGTGCGGATCAAGGGCTTGTTTACAGTAAGAACATCCTTTAAGACAGGGGTTATTTCTTAAAAGATTCATTATTCGTTCTACTTCAGGATAATTCTGATATTTATATATTTTCATTTTTACCTTATAATTTCCTTCTTATGGTAGAAAATATTATCGAAAATGAGAAATAATGCTCATAAATTTGAGCATTTAAGGTTTAAAAGCTATTTTTAGGGTTGTTATTTTCAACTGAAATAAATCTAGCATTTACGAATTTTGTTCTAATACCCGGACCGGTTCTAGTAGTGAATCAGCAATACAAAAAAACACCTTATTTTTGCAGGCGTTGTTGTCTACATTTTTCAATAATGCTTGCACTTTGTTTGAAATTTTCGTATAATAAGAATGTAAGAAATTCACACTTTTGCTCGGAGGTGATTTAAATGTTAACTGAAATTAGAAGCAGATCTCAAATAACCATCCCGGTTGAAATAATTAAAAAGTTAGATCTTAAAAAGGGTGATACCTTAGAAATAAAAGTTGATGGTGATCAAATAATATTACGTCCTGTAGTTACGGTGCCAAAAGAACAAGCTTTTTTTTGGACTAATAAATGGCAACAGGAAGAAAAACAAGTAGAAAAAGAAATTGAAAATGAGAAAATTAATTCAGCTGATTCCAAAGAACAATTATTCAAGGACCTGGAATTATGAAATATTACTATTCAAACCTTTTCAAGCAAAAGACAAAACTATTAGAAGAAAACGTTAAAAAAGCTTTAAAAAGCAAACTAGAGCTAATGGAGGAGAATCCAAAACATCCTTCTTTAAGAACCAAGAAAATCAAGGGTACTAAAGATATATATGAGGCAAGTATTACCATGAATTATCGTATGACATGGCAATACTATAAGGATGGTATCCTTCTGCGAAATATTGGTGAACATGATAAAACCTTAAAGAATCCTTAAATGGCTTTATCCTGAAGTAACATGCAAATTCTTGTGGAATCCTTGTTTGTTCAAGTTATTTTTCGTAAATTGATAAGCAATGTATAAGCTGCAATTGCAAGGAGCGATTAGCTTTTCATTCATTTGGCACCTATCTCCTACAATAGGATTTTGGACTAGAAAATTAGACAATGTCTCAGAGTGCACATCCTTATAACTCATTTTCCAAAAGCCACTTTATTGCTTAGTACAAACGTAAGTCGCTAAAAAATTATTATAATACTCTGCTTTATCTATCTTAAATCCTGCTCTCTTTAACATCTCCTCTGCTATCCAATCCAAAGTAGAAAACTCTTCTTTAATATGAATCTCTGTTTCTCCAGCAATCTCCTGTCCAGCGTTCTCTCTTATGTGAATTAGCAGCTCATTGAAAAACTTATTATAGTTTTCAACATTAGAAGGAAACACTACATCTCTTAGAAAAAATTTGCCGCCATCTTTTAACATTTCATAAACCCGTTTTAATGCAATCATTTTCCAAAAATCCGGAAGATGGTGCAAAGCCAATTGTGATATAACGGCATCAAATGGTTGCTTTTGATGCTCATAGGTTAAAAATCCACCCTGGACAAGAGTTATGTTATTTCTATTTTGAGCTTTCGCTTTATGCCGGGCAAACTCTAACATGGTACCAGACACATCTAAAGCAATCAATTCTTTACAATATTTAGAAACTTCTACAGCCAACTCTCCTGTTCCTGTACCAATTTCAAGAATCACGTGTTCTTCTTTTACGTTGATTTCAGCCATTATTTCTTGAATTTCTTTACTTATGTCCCTTATTTTCTGCATACGCTGGTCATATGCTTGAACTTCTTTAATATCAGTATAATCAAGGCCAATCTGCTCCAGCTCATCAAAGTACCACCTGGAAACTGATTTCAATGAACTTTCCACCTTTCTAATTCTTAGGTTAGAGTAAAGAAAATTATGCTCAACCAACCTTTACTTATAATCGAACAACCTTTTTTTTAAGTTACTTGAGCAGGTTGCCGTTAAACGTGTCGGAAGGGTGACCAGGATGCAAGATACTCCGACAGTGATAAAGGTAATGCTATTTGTTGTCAAATAAAACATAAACATCATATTTTAAGTAGTTTTTTATCGTTATTTGCAGCCATATGTTATGTTTAACCATCTTCAACAAGCCTCGCTACATCCTTGCCGCACTTCTTGCATTTACCTTTAAGCACCACCCCAAAACGATCATTATGTAAAATATAATCTACTATTGTTGTAACGCCACACTTACCACAAAAAACATTATTAATAAGCAGTTGCTGTGTGGCAGGCGATATTTTAGCTCACTTCTTTGCTGCCTTAATATCAGTAACTACAGTATTTCTTTGTGCGTTATGGTAATCAATAATTTCTTTTATTGCATCGGTCAATATTTCAACCGTTGCTTGCTCGGAATACTTTGAAAGGGGAGTCCGTCATTCTTCCTGTCCTATTCCCATCTCTTAATTAGCCCCCATAAGGGCATCTTCTATCGCTTTTAGAATTACAATACTGCTGTAAGTAGCCTGGGAAATTACATCTACATCCAGGCTTTGGGCATCCAGCACATGCCCGGTCAGGACCTCCGCCGCCTCTCCCTGGCCGTGGTTGTGTTTAACCAGTTCAATTTCACTTATTGCCTGCCCCTCCACCGTCACCCGTACCTCGGCAGCTACGGGAAAGGAACTGAAGCTACCGGTGTAGGTGCCATTTTCGATGCCGGCGATATCGATTTGTTCCAGGGACAGGGTCCTCAGGGCTTCCATATTGGATTCAATTTTTTTTATAGCTCCTGCCAGGACCAGCGCCAGAACAACTATTAAGGACAGAAAAACCAGGGCGATCTTTTTTATACTGCTCATAGTTAACCTCCAAATCCCATTAGAATAACTGTGTCAGGTTTTCCAGGGCACTTTTCATGGTTTTGACTTTTCTGGACCCGGACCAGATGACAATCCCCGAACCCAGGACCTCCCCACCCTTACCCTCGCAGATCTTCTGCATGTGCCTGAGGGCCCGGTTTGCCCCCGTCCAATAGAAAGGCAGGTGTTTGGTGACCAGAAAGGCCACCTTTTTCCCCTTCAGGGAGGAAAGTTGGTCCAAGTAATCTTCCATGACCACACTAAGGGAGAAGGCCTGTACCGGTGAACCGAAAACGAGGGCGTCGTAAGGTTTCACTGAGGGTACGGCAGAGAATTGGAAATTCCTCTTTCCGGGAGATACTTCTCCGCTGATGGTAACCTGTTCGGTGGTAACTTTGTGGCCCCTGGCGGCAAGTTGCTCCTTCAGTTTTTGTGCCACAAAATAGGTGTTCCCCGTTTGAGAATAAACAATGATACCAATATTCATTTTTAACCTCCCGCACTGATTTCAAGTCTTCAACAACTGCTAATGCCTGGAGATTCAGTAACTTGTCTTGCATGAATTACCAATCTCGTGACATCCTCACGGGGTCAATAGACCCCGTGCATCCTGGTAGTTCAGGATGACAGATCGACTTTCGATCCTTTGGTTTGCGCCAGTTACAGGGTTAAAACGATAACTGACGATACTGAGCACTTCGCCCAGGCCATGCCACATGGCATAATTATCGTTTTTTAAAAAATTAAGCACCGAGTTAATATCACGTTCCACCTTAAAGCCACACTTTGGACAAAGGTAAACCCTTTTGTTTGGTGGCATCTGCTGTTGGCTGCCGCAACCGGAACAGGTTCTGGTTGTACCCCTCTCATCGAATTCTTCGACCTGCTGAGCGTTCATAATGGCTTTGTAACGCAGGTATCCGATGAGTTTCTTGACAGGGTTGTTATTTTGAACCTGACGGTTGATGCGCTTGTCAATAATAACGATGCCCGTAGCAGCAAGGGTCTGCCCTTTGTTCCAGTTACCTATCTTAAAGTTTGTATCCGGGTGGTTTTTTAATATCTGGTTAGCCAGTTTGTGCAGGTAGTGTTTGTCTGGGTGCGTATTTTGCGGTACAAGCCGCTGATTTTCTTGTTCAGCCTGCGCCAACGCCCGGAGTGTTTCTGTTTTGTATCTCTTAGAGACTTTAGATGATTGATTAGCAGGTAATGCTTTAAGTTTAGCTCTCTTAAGGGGTTGATGTCATACTCTACAACTGAATAATCTGTCTTTATACCGGTCAATGTCATCTTGCAACCTGGGTCAAAATAGATAGTATGGGCATTGACCCGTTTTTCGGGCAGCTGGACATGACGATTCAGCGATACGTACCATTTCTTGTCCCGCTGGTCATAAGAAACAACAACATTCTTGACCGCCTGGAAATCATACTCCCGTTGTGGTAATTTAATCTCAATCCAACTGGATTTATTCTTGCCGTAGGCCAGGCGCAAGATGCCGCAGTGGATTTCAAAGGAAACACCCTGCTGTGGGTATTTCTGGGTGAAGAAATATTTGTATGATTTGAACCTCGGAGGCTTAACACCTGGATCACCTTTTTTATGCTTGGTGAAATACATCTGCCAGCTGGCATTGAGGGATTTGACTACTTCCTGTAAAACCTGGGAAGAGGGCACTTTCAATGCAGTGTGTTGTTGTTTTAGCAGCGGAAGCTGTTTTTTCTGTTGATAATAGTTGGTTTTCTTATCCCTATCATAATGCTCTCCGTTCAATCGGTTCCAGACGTCTTTGCAAGCATAAGAAACCGCCCAAAGTTTGTCTATAGCTGTTTTGTTCGGGGTAATGCGTATTTTGTCAGATAGGTAAAAGGCACTCACTATTTCACCTGCTTTTTTTGATTTTCAATATATCTTTGGATAGTTTCCTGTGTAATACATCCTGCAGTTCCATAATACGTTGATGGGTTCCATATTTGATTTTTCCAATATACTTTCCTTAACTCAAGGGAACTGTATGAAAAGCTTCCTGCCAGAAATTCCTTTTAGTTTTTTTACAATATCTCCAGGCGCTTTTTTGGGATGTGCAGTCACAAAAAGATGTATATGATCCGGCATAATTTCCATGTTGGCTATTTGAAACTCGAACTCATCAGCGATTTCATAAAATAGCTGATGACAGTAATCGGCTATTTTACCAGTTAAGATCTTTTTACGGTATTTAGTTGACCAAACAATATGATATCAGATGTTGTAAACGCATGTCCTGGAACGTATGTTCTCCATGCAAATAGTATAGCATGCTCATGATGCAAATGCAAGTGTTGTATCCATTAATTTTGCGACATATAGTAGCTTTTCCGGCTTTCATCTCGGGGTCAATAGACCCCAAGGATTCCCGCCGGTATTTTCTAAATCTCCATGCACATTTAGATGAATAAAACACACTTACCATGATATAGAAATGGAGGAGTAATACAGTTTAGCCAGAAAGATTATTTTTGGTAGCAACTAACACGTATGCTGCCGTATTTATCAGCAGCAACTATTACTACATACAACGCGGCAAGCAATGGTGCTATTGGCTGCATATCATCTCCACCACCCATTTGATGCACTGAAGGAGAAATATAGGGTTCTTTCATTCATACACCTCCCTTAACTCCAACAAGTCAATTTGCAGCGTTTGATTTATATGAGAGTTTATATATTCAAAATCATTTACATTGTTAATCATTGTATTTGTTTTAATATATCTACTTTGAAAATAACAGCATTGCTGGCCATGTCCGTCATAACGTCATCCATGTGAGCCTCTCCTCCCTGTGGTCAATAATCACGTCGTTCACGTTGCTGGCATTAATAGCGTCGTTAGCGACGGAAGCTTAAGATCCGATATCTCGAATTATATGGATTAGCAGAAGTTGTAAATCAATAATATATAATCTAAACGATATTGTCTATTAAGCAGCTCAATTTTTTTTCATTATTCTTTATAAAAGCCTTTAATATCAATTGTTTTCTCTACTTATTCTTTCTATGTCATCCTTCCTGTTCTCTTTTTTATTTACGTTAATAAATGTAATCCATATGCTAATGTTTATAAGTTGAGCACCTATAACTAACGGGCTAACCCCTAAATCAGTAATTAGATTTTGTAATATAGTAGGTTCAAATATATCATGTATTGCTAGTACTAAACCTGCTATACATAATAATACCCCCACAATTCTAAATAATTTTTCTGTTTTTTTGCTTACTTTTGCAATCATGCAGAATATAAGCAATCCAAAATATGCTAACACTAAAACTATTACTACTATTACCCCTAAAATACCCATGCTAATTTCCTCCTTTTTTTTAAAAAACTACCTATAGTATTTATCATAATTTTACTTAATATTAAATTTTTGCAGCTATATAGAACTCAAAGAGCTGGCCTTTGTTTTAGTTATTTTAGTTATTTTAGTTGTTTTTATGTACGTATGAATTTTTAGCTTTGTAATAGTAAGGTTCTTTCAGTCTTCATAGGTTCGCCTAAAAGAAATTTTGTCCAGTTTTATCTTTTTTGGAATCTTAAGGAAGTATTAAACTTATCTTCATGCAAAGATAATTATCCATACAATACTATTAATACCTATTTTATACATTTACATTTTAATCTGTAAATTCCTTCCCGATTCAGGTAATATTATCGAAAAAACAAAAAATACTCAAAAATTGAGCATTAAAGTGGATTTTATCTAGTTATTTAGAATTATGTCAAGCAACTGCACTAATTAAACAGTGTGTGCAGACTTTGTTTATGAGTCTAGCTGCCACTAGAAAAATTAAATATTTCATCAATGGAAGCATCAGTCCTTGATGAACTGGGCATAAAAAGCTCAGTGAAAACTATGTCCAGTTCCCCTAATTTGAGATTATTTTTGTTTTTAAAGGGAAATTTCTGTTTTTATGGAATATTAACATCATAAAACTGCCACAGCAAAGTGGATACATGTTTGAAAGAATAAACTCCTATTATCAGGCAATGTAATCAGGCTTTGAAAGCTGATGTATGGATTGCTGTATATTCGAAAGGGATAGAATACCATGCAGAGCACTTTAATTGATAACATAAAATCTTAACTGTAATTATTCGTCAACAAGTTTTAATAATTGTTGACGTTTGGAAATAACAGTTGGATGCATGGTTATTGAATCAAGAGGGGTGAATATATTGATTCAGGCACAAAGGATTAAACTTGTAGCGATTTCACATCATATTACTTTTACTGTGAATCCCGGTGAAATTATGGGCGTAATAGGCAGCCCGGGCAGCGGAAAAACAACCCTCCAAAAAATTTTAGCCGGTACCATACCCCCTCCCTCCGGAAAAGTGATTTGCGCACAAAAACGAGGGATTCTCTTTGAAGAAAATTTTTCATATGAACGTTTAACCGTTAAGGAAAATCTATCTTTTTTTGCATCTTTATATGGAACTGCTTATAAATCTGTAAACCGTTTAGTGGAAGAATTTAGCCTCCAGGAATTCCTCAACCACAAGTGTTCGCTGTTGGAAACCGGTATTCTACGCCGTTTAAACCTGGCTGTAGTTCTTCTCGGCAGCCCGCAGGTGCTTCTTTTAGACGAACCGTTTCTAAAAATAGATCGCCTGTCTCACTTTGTCATGCAGGAAGTAATCAACAATCTCGTAGAAGAGGGATGCTCTTTAATATTGACAACCTTTGGCCAGAGAGAAGCGGTTAATTGCTGCCAGCGTCTTCTTTACCTGGAAACAGGCGAGATTGTTCCGACTGCTTTAGATAAAGTTAACGATGAGAAAATAATCAATGAAGATGGAGATAAAAAAACACAAAAATCACAACTGTCTTCAAGCCCCTGGCAGAGAATTCCTGTTTATAAAGATGACACAACGGTTCTGCTTTCACCGGAGGAAATCTTATATATTCAGACCACAG contains:
- a CDS encoding AbrB/MazE/SpoVT family DNA-binding domain-containing protein, which translates into the protein MLTEIRSRSQITIPVEIIKKLDLKKGDTLEIKVDGDQIILRPVVTVPKEQAFFWTNKWQQEEKQVEKEIENEKINSADSKEQLFKDLEL
- a CDS encoding class I SAM-dependent methyltransferase; this translates as MESSLKSVSRWYFDELEQIGLDYTDIKEVQAYDQRMQKIRDISKEIQEIMAEINVKEEHVILEIGTGTGELAVEVSKYCKELIALDVSGTMLEFARHKAKAQNRNNITLVQGGFLTYEHQKQPFDAVISQLALHHLPDFWKMIALKRVYEMLKDGGKFFLRDVVFPSNVENYNKFFNELLIHIRENAGQEIAGETEIHIKEEFSTLDWIAEEMLKRAGFKIDKAEYYNNFLATYVCTKQ
- a CDS encoding FMN-binding protein, whose amino-acid sequence is MSSIKKIALVFLSLIVVLALVLAGAIKKIESNMEALRTLSLEQIDIAGIENGTYTGSFSSFPVAAEVRVTVEGQAISEIELVKHNHGQGEAAEVLTGHVLDAQSLDVDVISQATYSSIVILKAIEDALMGAN
- a CDS encoding flavodoxin family protein, coding for MNIGIIVYSQTGNTYFVAQKLKEQLAARGHKVTTEQVTISGEVSPGKRNFQFSAVPSVKPYDALVFGSPVQAFSLSVVMEDYLDQLSSLKGKKVAFLVTKHLPFYWTGANRALRHMQKICEGKGGEVLGSGIVIWSGSRKVKTMKSALENLTQLF
- a CDS encoding transposase — its product is MNAQQVEEFDERGTTRTCSGCGSQQQMPPNKRVYLCPKCGFKVERDINSVLNFLKNDNYAMWHGLGEVLSIVSYRFNPVTGANQRIESRSVILNYQDARGLLTP
- a CDS encoding RNA-guided endonuclease InsQ/TnpB family protein; translation: MSAFYLSDKIRITPNKTAIDKLWAVSYACKDVWNRLNGEHYDRDKKTNYYQQKKQLPLLKQQHTALKVPSSQVLQEVVKSLNASWQMYFTKHKKGDPGVKPPRFKSYKYFFTQKYPQQGVSFEIHCGILRLAYGKNKSSWIEIKLPQREYDFQAVKNVVVSYDQRDKKWYVSLNRHVQLPEKRVNAHTIYFDPGCKMTLTGIKTDYSVVEYDINPLRELNLKHYLLINHLKSLRDTKQKHSGRWRRLNKKISGLYRKIRTQTNTTCTNWLTRY
- a CDS encoding LytTR family transcriptional regulator DNA-binding domain-containing protein yields the protein MIQAQRIKLVAISHHITFTVNPGEIMGVIGSPGSGKTTLQKILAGTIPPPSGKVICAQKRGILFEENFSYERLTVKENLSFFASLYGTAYKSVNRLVEEFSLQEFLNHKCSLLETGILRRLNLAVVLLGSPQVLLLDEPFLKIDRLSHFVMQEVINNLVEEGCSLILTTFGQREAVNCCQRLLYLETGEIVPTALDKVNDEKIINEDGDKKTQKSQLSSSPWQRIPVYKDDTTVLLSPEEILYIQTTGGQMEVVTTSGTFEARYTLSALEEKLVGEGFFRSHRSCLVNLQEVKEIVKWSKNSFELNLRTPGFKVPLSKHRVDELKSLLNL